The Solanum dulcamara chromosome 6, daSolDulc1.2, whole genome shotgun sequence genome contains the following window.
ATTACGTAATTTCTTGTCAATGCCTTTTACCGAAGAGATGATGTTAAGTCTATGACCACTGCCATTTTTTCTCGTTGGGGAAGTAACATACTTGACTATTTTCTATCAGGCTTTTGACTGGAGAAGAAGACAATTGGATTACCCGACTCCCATGACATATGAGGAGTATTCCAAGGCTATCGTTGTGGCTGGAAGGTTAAAGAATGTTGATCTTGCAGCCAAACTATTCAAGGAAGCTTCCAACAAGCGACTCAAGTCGACCTCTTTATATAATGCCCTCATGACTGCATACATGATCAATGGTTTGGCTGTTAAGTGTCAATCAGTTTTTCGGGACTTGAAGAGGGAAGCAACATGTACCCCAACTATTGCAACATACAACATACTGATCTCTCTGTTTGGAAGATTAATGCTGATAGATCACATGGAGGCAACCTTACGGGAAATAAATGGTTTGGATGTCTACCCAAATGTTGGTACGTACAACTATTTAATTGCTGGGTATATCACAGCGTGGATGTGGGATGATATGGAAAAGACGTATAGAATCATGAAGGCAGGAAGTATCAAACCTGATCTTACTACCCATTTATTGATGCTTCGAGGATATGCAAATTCTGGTAAGTTGGATAAGATGGAAGAAATCTATGAGCTTGTCAAAGGTCATGTTGACCGGCATGGAATCTCATTAATTCGATCTATGATATGTGCTTATAGTAAAAGTTCTGATGTAAATAAAGTTAAAAAGATTGAGGAATTGATGAGGTTGATTCGTAAAGATGATTATAGGCCTTGGTTGAATGTCATATTAATATGTTTCTATGCAAAGGAGGATCTATTAGATGAGATGGAAAATTTGATAAATGAGGCATTTGAATGTAACACATCCGTCACAACGGTTGGTGTTATGCGTTGCATCATTTCAAGTTACTTCCGAAACAATGCAGTGGACAAACTTGCTAATTTTATTAGCCGTGCAGAATGTGCTGGTTGGAAAATGAGCAGGTTCCCTTACCACTGCAAGATGATTATGTATTCATCACAAAGGCGGCTCATTGAAATGGAGAGAGTTCTTAGCGAGATGGATAAAGTGAATTTGGGCATCTCAAAGAAAACATTTTGGATATTACTTAAAGCCTACAGAACTTGGGGGGGAAAGGATAAACGTCATCAGGTCTTGGGTATGATGTGCAGGCATGGATATGGAATTCCTATAAATGGATAAAGTTGGCAGTTCATAATTCAATTTCCTTCCATCATAGTTCTACCATGCTTAACCTGATTGTAGTATCGTTGGAACTTGAGATTTTGATGAAGCAGCAGATGACACTCTATTTAGTTCTTCTCCTTTGCTTGTTCCCCCTTGTTGCTGATATACGACAGACTAAAATCTCAAGTGATGATAGCATTTCTATGATATAGAAGAGTTAATTCAAGCATGTGTGAACAAAATACCTGCTTATTGCCAATATAATTCAAATTGAGGGTTAATCTAGACTTCTCATAGTACTTAACTATATACCATGCCTTTTTAAGTGAAACTAATTTGCCATGTATTTCTCTATTTTGCTTTATTTGTGGCTCTAAATCTTCTCCAGCCTTTTCGGTTCATCGCCATCCAGCTTGTCTGGGTCTTAGCATCATCTCTCCACTATTAACTTTGTATGTTCTTTCTTCTGCTATCCTGTCTTTTCTTCCAGTATTCTATATTTTAtaagccaataaggagaaggaCGAACGCTGCTGCAAAAGTTGTACCATGTGCAGCTCTAGGAAAGTCGTACGAACAAGGGCATTTTTTGAGCCTATTTTATAAGCCAACAAGGGCAGGATGAACACAGCATCAGCTGGTTGTACGAAAGGCAACACAAAATATACAGTACAAACTTTTCAATTAATGACTTTTCGTGGCCCTATCTGATTGGCTATTAAGTACGTGGAAGAGCAAAAAGAGGAATTTGTATGTCAGCCTCTTGCATGTCCATTTATGtgagtttttcttctttttcctgtTGTTTCCCTTTGTTACTTTCATAGTTTTTGTATTCTTATTGTGgtttgattttcttctttttggtgagttctttctcccttcttctttcttttttccacTGATCAGGAGAAATATAGAAATAAGAAACAAATAGATGCAAtaaattggtttgattttagAGAATGTCAAGGATGG
Protein-coding sequences here:
- the LOC129891745 gene encoding pentatricopeptide repeat-containing protein At2g30780-like codes for the protein MMKRIWIIPDAFQKEAILQKFSEDYRKFSSCYTIGRGSANTLWIRGLAGKVSSSQSAWPKLFTLFADKCYRFDSLVNQDMRKKVSHLKDELLAYSGDAERIEKLLADRGVLFFSSYADGSAVVELLKQLKSSPRLALQAFDWRRRQLDYPTPMTYEEYSKAIVVAGRLKNVDLAAKLFKEASNKRLKSTSLYNALMTAYMINGLAVKCQSVFRDLKREATCTPTIATYNILISLFGRLMLIDHMEATLREINGLDVYPNVGTYNYLIAGYITAWMWDDMEKTYRIMKAGSIKPDLTTHLLMLRGYANSGKLDKMEEIYELVKGHVDRHGISLIRSMICAYSKSSDVNKVKKIEELMRLIRKDDYRPWLNVILICFYAKEDLLDEMENLINEAFECNTSVTTVGVMRCIISSYFRNNAVDKLANFISRAECAGWKMSRFPYHCKMIMYSSQRRLIEMERVLSEMDKVNLGISKKTFWILLKAYRTWGGKDKRHQVLGMMCRHGYGIPING